A stretch of Rhododendron vialii isolate Sample 1 chromosome 4a, ASM3025357v1 DNA encodes these proteins:
- the LOC131324072 gene encoding pectinesterase inhibitor-like: MESDPGNQNEDLRGMIQITLASASAKANETAQGIIGRNVDALWALEVLCTKKMWIYVVFILHSIIISSSHSSASNLKEEDNLMTKVCKSTRNFTICYSHLKFDNRSLNADVKGLARIIIEKAERHANTSVAVVNIYTGEEPSSRYPVEKKCRGDIHRLMYGLLPEAIRSLDSNDYGGAKKSIQNAADIADACKDELARSSHGSLRKRTGRSFRIVHSLCLVALDIISTLG, translated from the exons ATGGAGTCAGACCCTGGTAATCAGAATGAAGACTTACGAGGGATGATTCAGATCACTCTGGCATCGGCCAGCGCCAAGGCTAATGAAACTGCTCAAGGAATTATAGGCAGAAATGTAGACGCTTTATGGGCCCT AGAAGTTCTATGCACAAAAAAAATGTGGATCTATGTTGTTTTCATACTGCATTCAATCATCATATCATCAAGCCACTCTTCTGCTTCAAATCTCAAGGAAGAAGACAATTTGATGACCAAAGTATGCAAGAGCACGCGTAACTTCACAATCTGCTACTCGCATCTAAAGTTTGACAACCGGAGTTTGAATGCAGATGTCAAAGGGCTTGCTCGGATCATTATTGAAAAAGCCGAGAGACATGCAAACACCTCAGTTGCAGTAGTGAATATATACACCGGAGAAGAACCTTCATCGCGATATCCAGTGGAGAAGAAGTGTAGAGGAGACATTCACAGGCTTATGTATGGACTTTTGCCGGAGGCAATTCGCAGTTTGGACTCCAACGACTATGGAGGAGCAAAAAAGAGCATACAGAATGCTGCTGATATCGCCGATGCATGTAAAGATGAACTCGCAAGGAGCAGCCATGGCTCGCTGAGAAAACGCACTGGCCGTTCGTTTAGGATAGTGCATAGCCTATGCCTAGTGGCCTTGGACATTATATCTACACTGGGTTGA
- the LOC131324342 gene encoding putative invertase inhibitor — translation MKLNNTNHSQSFTLLKNTFSSSKNCFRRVMLMGSSPFPKWLFLFLLLAFLLSSTTESSTLVLVRQGNDLINATCKRTGNFNLCTKALGSDPRSFKSDVKGLAKISLEMSLTKANQTLNLVGDLFKNTREPVLFRLLGTCIEEYRQAVTNYLPEAMSALQSNNYGASKQGAENAAADAQVCVQQFAGRKSPVRDRSKMVKDLCLIASSIVSTLQ, via the coding sequence atgaaactGAACAATACCAATCATTCACAAAGCTTTACTCTTCTGAAAAACAccttttcttcctcaaaaaattgtttcAGAAGAGTAATGCTAATGGGGAGCTCTCCCTTTCCCAAGTGGCTGTTTCTGTTTCTTCTCCTTGCCTTCCTTCTATCATCAACAACAGAATCCTCCACTTTAGTACTTGTCCGTCAAGGAAACGATTTGATCAACGCAACGTGCAAGCGAACGGGCAACTTCAACCTATGCACCAAAGCTCTAGGATCCGACCCCCGGAGTTTCAAATCAGATGTCAAAGGGCTTGCCAAAATCAGCCTTGAAATGTCCCTGACTAAGGCTAATCAAACACTAAACTTGGTGGGAGACCTGTTTAAGAACACCAGAGAACCTGTGTTGTTTCGGCTCTTGGGCACGTGTATTGAAGAGTACAGACAAGCTGTGACTAACTATTTACCCGAGGCAATGAGTGCTTTGCAATCAAATAACTATGGAGCATCCAAACAAGGCGCAGAAAATGCTGCAGCAGATGCCCAGGTATGTGTACAACAGTTCGCAGGGAGAAAATCACCAGTCCGGGATCGGAGCAAAATGGTGAAGGATTTGTGCTTGATCGCCTCAAGCATTGTTTCTACATTGCAgtga
- the LOC131324337 gene encoding nuclear poly(A) polymerase 3-like has product MAYANRNQGVFIPYHQVVDLRSLNHPHVTIVPGPPIGLINPRIGPVGPPQFVPFGVTFNRSFHELLIRMEEEKSRSLLQFMAGEGLVPSPEEEIKRKNAIEKLKQIVMEWIKRVACNRGLDERRIPAASAAVLTYGSYGLGVHNSESDIDALCVGPRFATMGEDFFVVLHNMLTSRPEVSEVHCVKDAKVPLMRFKLDGISIDLPYAQLKVMSVPENVDILNLYYLRNIDETSWRSLSGVHANKWILRLIPNTKVFQSLLRCIKLWAKRRGVYGNLLGFFGGVHLAILGAFICQRYPNARLSGLISSFFGTFALWDWPKPIILQDGTLPISGSAAEPRSLMPIRLPCRPHEYCHSNITKSTFYRIRVEFLRGHNLTKDLLRPDFDWGCLFEPFPYAKKYTQFLKVCLSASDQDELGEWVGWVKSRFRSLLVKLEEIQGFCDPNPTEYVDANVAEPNTVFYWGLQSERSHFLDIKPVKDDFVKSLSNGPTGKITLSVVQASQLPKNAQFDSESNKGYLNPNANLNYPIATG; this is encoded by the exons ATGGCGTACGCGAATCGAAACCAAGGCGTCTTCATACCCTACCACCAAGTGGTTGATCTTCGCTCTTTGAACCACCCACATGTGACCATCGTTCCCGGCCCACCCATTGGTCTCATAAACCCTAGGATTGGCCCAGTTGGGCCGCCGCAATTTGTTCCATTCGGTGTTACTTTCAATCGCTCTTTTCACGAGTTATTGATTCGAATGGAGGAGGAAAAGTCGCGATCGCTGCTTCAG tttatGGCAGGCGAAGGACTTGTGCCATCTCCGGAAGAGGAAATTAAGAGGAAAAATGCCATTGAGAAGCTCAAACAG ATAGTGATGGAATGGATTAAGAGGGTTGCTTGCAACCGTGGACTTGACGAACGCCGCATTCCGGCTGCTTCTGCCGCAGTATTAACTTACGGATCCTATGGCCTTGGT GTTCATAACTCAGAGTCGGATATTGATGCTTTATGTGTTGGCCCTCGTTTTGCTACTATGGGA GaggatttttttgttgtcctACACAACATGCTTACAAGCAGACCAGAAGTATCTGAGGTCCACTGCGTTAAGGATGCAAAAGTTCCTCTAATGCGGTTTAAACTTGATGGGATCTCAATTGATCTGCCGTATGCTCAACTTAAAGTAATGTCTGTTCCCGAG AATGTGGACATACTTAACCTTTACTATCTAAGAAACATTGATGAAACTAGCTGGAGAAGTTTGTCTGGAGTTCATGCTAACAAATGGATTCTTCGGCTAATCCCAAACACGAAG GTATTTCAATCACTGCTGCGATGTATTAAGTTATGGGCAAAAAGGCGAGGAGTTTATGGTAAT TTGCTTGGGTTTTTTGGAGGAGTCCATTTGGCCATTCTTGGGGCATTTATTTGTCAAAGATACCCAAATGCAAGATTGAGTGGTTTGATTTCAAGTTTCTTTGGGACGTTTGCCTTATGGGATTGGCCAAAGCCAATTATTCTGCAAGATGGGACTTTGCCAATTTCTGGAAGTGCTGCAGAACCGCGGTCCTTGATGCCTATTAGATTGCCATGCCGACCACATGAATATTGCCATTCCAACATCACCAAGAGCACATTTTACAGAATCCGGGTCGAGTTCCTTCGAGGCCATAATTTGACTAAG GATCTCCTCAGACCAGATTTTGATTGGGGTTGCCTATTTGAGCCTTttccatatgcaaaaaagtacacACAATTTCTCAAAGTATGTCTTTCGGCCTCTGATCAAGATGAGTTGGGGGAATGGGTTGGTTGGGTGAAGTCGCGATTCCGCAGTCTTCTTGTCAAG TTGGAGGAAATTCAGGGGTTTTGTGATCCCAACCCTACAGAGTATGTTGATGCGAATGTTGCGGAGCCAAACACTGTGTTCTACTGGGGCTTGCAATCGGAAAGGAGCCATTTCTTGGACATTAAGCCTGTTAAGGATGATTTTGTCAAGAGCTTAAGTAATGGCCCAACCGGGAAGATTACGCTGTCAGTTGTTCAAGCATCTCAGCTACCTAAGAACGCTCAGTTTGATTCTGAAAGCAATAAGGGGTACTTGAACCCTAATGCAAATCTCAATTACCCAATTGCCACCGGATAG
- the LOC131322156 gene encoding acidic leucine-rich nuclear phosphoprotein 32-related protein 1-like, which produces MKGTEEEEIIDLEEMREDEVDDSEEEVDEDGEDDDDVDEDDDDEEEEEEEDVTEVLHNSGGPPVVSVDDDEDDEDDVDDDGGDDDDDDGDSDDDDDDDEDPDEEVEEEEDVGTEYLVRPVSRAQDDEDGSDFEPEENGGGEEFDEEDDEDDDGGKVEVPANRTRLEENDSGGDDDDDDGGEDDVFDEEDDEDDDGGKVEVPATRNGSEKDDSGDDVDAGDDDGFDEEDDEDDDGGKVEVPATSMRSNNVDSGDDDDDDDGGEDDVFDEEDDEDDDGGKVEVPAKRKRSDKDDSGDDDDGGEDDERPPKR; this is translated from the exons ATgaaagggacggaggaagagGAGATAATAGATTTGGAGGAGATGCGTGAAGATGAAGTGGACGACTCCGAGGAGGAAGTAGATGAGGACGGAGAAGACGATGATGACGTGGATGAAGATGACGatgacgaggaggaggaggaagaggaggatgTGACGGAGGTGCTGCATAACTCCGGTGGGCCCCCTGTGGTGTCTGTAGATGACGACGAGGACGACGAGGATGACGTGGACGACGACGgcggcgacgacgacgacgatgacggGGATagtgacgacgacgacgatgacgacgagGATCCAGACGAGGAAGTCGAAGAAGAG GAGGACGTGGGAACAGAGTACCTTGTTCGACCTGTGAGTCGTGCTCAAGACGATGAAGATGGCAGTGATTTTGAACCAGAAGAGAATGGCGGGGGGGAAGAGTTTGATGAAGAGGATGACGAAGATGATGATGGTGGGAAAGTGGAGGTTCCAGCAAATAGGACGAGATTGGAGGAAAACGACTCTGGCGgtgatgacgacgacgacgatggcGGGGAGGATGATGTTTTTGATGAAGAGGATGACGAAGACGATGATGGTGGGAAAGTTGAGGTTCCAGCAACAAGAAATGGATCAGAGAAAGATGACTCCGGTGATGATGTTGATGCTGGAGATGATGATGGTTTTGATGAAGAGGATGACGAAGACGATGATGGTGGGAAAGTTGAGGTTCCAGCAACAAGCATGAGATCAAACAATGTCGACTCCggcgatgatgatgatgatgatgatggtggaGAGGATGATGTTTTTGATGAAGAGGATGACGAAGATGATGATGGTGGGAAAGTTGAGGTTCCGGCAAAAAGGAAGAGATCGGACAAAGACGACTCTGGCGACGATGATGATGGTGGAGAGGATGATGAGAGACCGCCCAAACGATAG